The Armatimonadota bacterium genome window below encodes:
- a CDS encoding S1C family serine protease: protein MLLSAANLACALGVRTQFTQPEVVTINNLRPALAYIKLGALNSGAAAFITKDGYAITHQLSLGSGAKELVTGTGEKLSFTTVYKDTPSQLVLIKTSKAPTKVETVTWADDTDGGRGMILAVLPTGTVRAEITSSERIGVDDRSRRAVPMNEVRIEQTPAAIGGALLFSGKGRLIGSIAATLAVTQGVVAQDSSRQAGLQNNAGPAGLAVRSATAPGPAGLVVGYTPTWEVTKRALAGFLTPSHKAPTALLGVLIVNSLGGVSVQQVDVDSPAANAGILVGDVISDIGGKKIRDQIDFARMTYDFRPGDKVAIQLQRGNQKLTLEATLGAQTTQLAEHRPASIEATLGPDRY, encoded by the coding sequence ATGTTGCTATCGGCGGCTAACTTGGCGTGCGCACTCGGGGTGCGAACGCAGTTCACACAACCCGAGGTTGTCACAATCAACAACCTCCGGCCCGCCCTGGCATACATCAAGCTGGGCGCTCTCAACTCGGGTGCCGCCGCCTTTATCACTAAGGATGGCTACGCCATCACCCACCAGCTCAGCCTCGGCTCGGGCGCAAAAGAACTCGTCACCGGAACTGGTGAGAAACTCAGTTTCACGACTGTTTACAAAGACACTCCTTCGCAGCTGGTCCTCATCAAAACTTCAAAAGCGCCAACAAAGGTCGAGACGGTCACCTGGGCGGACGACACTGACGGAGGTCGCGGAATGATTCTCGCCGTCCTCCCCACCGGAACCGTCCGCGCTGAAATCACCTCGTCCGAACGAATCGGCGTTGATGACCGCAGCCGCCGCGCGGTGCCGATGAACGAAGTTCGGATCGAGCAAACCCCGGCCGCCATCGGAGGAGCATTACTTTTCAGCGGCAAAGGCCGCCTCATCGGTTCAATCGCCGCAACCCTCGCGGTTACGCAAGGAGTGGTTGCGCAGGATAGTTCTCGGCAAGCGGGCCTACAAAACAATGCGGGCCCAGCCGGCCTGGCTGTCCGTTCCGCGACGGCTCCGGGACCTGCTGGCCTCGTTGTCGGCTACACACCCACTTGGGAAGTCACCAAACGAGCCCTCGCTGGATTCCTGACCCCGAGCCACAAAGCGCCAACGGCATTGCTCGGCGTCCTCATCGTCAACTCCCTAGGCGGAGTGAGCGTCCAGCAAGTGGACGTGGATTCACCCGCCGCTAACGCCGGAATCCTCGTTGGCGACGTGATCTCGGATATTGGCGGAAAGAAGATTCGCGACCAGATCGACTTTGCGCGAATGACCTACGACTTCCGACCGGGCGACAAAGTTGCCATCCAACTCCAACGCGGAAACCAAAAGCTAACTCTGGAGGCGACTCTAGGAGCCCAAACTACACAGCTCGCCGAACATCGGCCAGCTTCCATTGAAGCGACTCTTGGCCCTGATAGGTATTGA
- a CDS encoding DUF3298 domain-containing protein, whose translation MILALLLQQPTILHDKVENKWEVTATIPAFAGKDRLSVLAQKTITAKMTKDFNDFLKETKKDWVKGYESAPYGLDSSATRQLGDTQAQSYTVSTFRFLGGAHGVGVTECMNFALVKGRAKQLGIWDVFRRDKRAALEKMILAKAKKDPNTDWLQDPEMHKKLEPTELANFWVKGKAGCTWEFDPYVLGSYASGPFSFSYSWAELKPFLRSPNPLKKFIAP comes from the coding sequence ATGATTCTCGCGCTTCTTCTGCAGCAGCCCACTATTCTTCATGACAAGGTCGAAAACAAGTGGGAGGTAACGGCGACGATTCCGGCGTTCGCGGGGAAGGATCGGTTGTCGGTGCTTGCCCAGAAAACGATTACCGCGAAGATGACCAAGGACTTCAACGACTTCTTGAAGGAGACTAAGAAGGATTGGGTGAAGGGTTACGAGAGTGCGCCGTACGGACTGGATTCAAGTGCCACCCGCCAGCTGGGCGACACCCAGGCTCAGTCTTACACAGTTTCCACATTCCGTTTTCTTGGCGGAGCGCACGGAGTTGGGGTGACGGAGTGCATGAACTTTGCCTTGGTCAAGGGCCGGGCAAAACAACTTGGAATCTGGGATGTGTTTCGGCGTGACAAACGGGCCGCGCTGGAGAAGATGATTCTGGCAAAAGCGAAAAAGGATCCCAACACCGACTGGCTCCAAGATCCCGAGATGCACAAGAAACTGGAGCCGACCGAGCTCGCCAATTTCTGGGTGAAGGGCAAGGCGGGTTGCACCTGGGAGTTTGACCCGTACGTTTTGGGGAGCTACGCTTCGGGGCCGTTCAGCTTTTCGTACAGTTGGGCAGAACTTAAGCCCTTCCTGCGGAGCCCGAATCCGCTCAAAAAGTTTATCGCCCCTTGA
- a CDS encoding sigma-70 family RNA polymerase sigma factor — protein sequence MARTLAMSLRTAISTKIDSDSDEALVKRARDGDYAAFEQLFERHRLMVYRFSYQMTHKRDDAEDLVQEAFVRAYQNLHRYRDEAKFTTWLLRIVSNLGTDQARMSTRRNNLEQKEAQGALDWMTVGNFENPIANLEQESRQNILRKAILALPDHHRQMIIMRDLEEKEYDEIAEICKCSVGGAKLRVLRARRALRDRVAPMLGEL from the coding sequence ATGGCACGAACCCTAGCAATGAGCCTTAGAACCGCGATCAGCACGAAGATCGACAGCGACTCCGACGAGGCGCTTGTCAAACGTGCTCGTGACGGAGATTACGCCGCTTTCGAGCAGCTTTTCGAGCGGCACCGCCTCATGGTCTATCGGTTCTCGTATCAGATGACCCACAAGCGCGACGACGCCGAGGATCTGGTTCAAGAAGCCTTTGTTCGCGCCTACCAAAATTTGCATCGCTACCGTGACGAAGCCAAGTTCACCACCTGGCTTCTCCGCATTGTCAGCAATCTCGGCACCGATCAGGCGCGAATGAGCACACGGCGCAACAACCTTGAGCAAAAAGAAGCCCAAGGTGCTCTGGACTGGATGACCGTGGGCAATTTTGAGAACCCGATCGCGAACTTGGAACAAGAATCGCGGCAGAACATCCTCCGAAAAGCAATCCTGGCGTTGCCTGATCACCACCGGCAAATGATCATCATGCGCGATTTGGAAGAGAAGGAATACGACGAGATCGCCGAGATTTGTAAGTGTAGTGTAGGCGGAGCCAAGCTCCGCGTGTTGCGAGCCCGACGCGCACTTCGGGACCGGGTTGCCCCCATGTTAGGAGAGCTATGA
- the dtd gene encoding D-aminoacyl-tRNA deacylase yields the protein MRAIIQRVSAATVQVDGREVGRCGRGLMLLIGVHTTDTEKESKKLAEKITKLRIFNDHEGKLNLSLQDFKDEPYDVLAVSNFTVYGDAKKSNRPSFTNSAPYAQGEELFNVFVGELKNQGISTQTGTFGADMQVSLINDGPVTVILDVDAA from the coding sequence ATGCGAGCCATCATCCAGCGAGTCTCCGCCGCAACCGTTCAAGTCGACGGAAGGGAAGTTGGTCGGTGCGGTCGCGGACTGATGCTCCTCATCGGAGTCCACACTACCGACACGGAAAAGGAATCTAAGAAGCTCGCGGAAAAGATCACCAAACTCAGAATCTTCAACGATCACGAAGGCAAACTGAACCTTAGCCTTCAAGACTTCAAAGACGAACCCTACGACGTCCTCGCTGTCAGCAACTTCACCGTCTACGGCGACGCCAAGAAGTCCAACCGCCCAAGCTTCACCAATTCCGCCCCGTATGCGCAAGGTGAAGAACTCTTCAATGTCTTCGTCGGCGAACTCAAAAACCAAGGAATCTCAACCCAAACTGGCACATTTGGTGCAGATATGCAGGTCTCACTCATCAATGACGGACCGGTTACGGTTATCCTAGATGTAGACGCCGCATAA
- a CDS encoding Mu-like prophage major head subunit gpT family protein has product MALTKSDIPDLLLPGLRAEFALAYRNEQQADVVSQLATVIQTTQPIQRYPLLDNAPAMREFVDERRASGLTAQAISIEDKVFESTIAVDRKALEDDQLDLIRLRIRDLANRVVHHRHELVVNTLTGGTDIIGYDGAALLSANHPEAGGTASNVSAESLGAVGLRAACSEMISRRDNEGVPLGISPNVLLVGPQNMWTAIELVDSKGTSQSSGVVNVFNGLLKVVVSPFVTDESWYLLDTTRPMRGVILQQRSDVPVEFAALESAKGSDSAFFSDRFYYGVRARYNAGPGMWQTVFGGGIEL; this is encoded by the coding sequence ATGGCACTTACCAAATCAGATATCCCCGATCTTCTTCTCCCTGGCCTCAGGGCCGAATTCGCGCTTGCTTATCGCAATGAGCAGCAAGCCGACGTCGTCTCGCAACTCGCGACCGTCATTCAGACAACTCAGCCGATTCAGCGGTACCCGCTTTTAGACAACGCTCCCGCTATGCGAGAGTTTGTTGATGAGCGGCGGGCGTCTGGCCTCACGGCTCAAGCGATCAGCATCGAGGACAAGGTCTTTGAATCAACCATCGCGGTCGACCGAAAGGCTCTTGAGGACGATCAGCTCGACCTGATCCGCCTGCGGATCCGCGACCTCGCAAACCGAGTTGTCCACCACCGGCACGAGTTGGTGGTTAATACCCTCACCGGCGGCACAGACATCATTGGTTACGATGGTGCGGCTCTGCTCTCGGCAAACCACCCGGAGGCGGGCGGAACGGCTTCTAACGTCAGTGCTGAGTCTCTCGGGGCCGTGGGGCTTCGGGCGGCTTGCTCGGAGATGATCTCGCGACGCGACAACGAAGGAGTTCCGCTCGGCATTAGTCCAAACGTGCTGCTCGTCGGTCCGCAGAACATGTGGACAGCAATCGAGCTGGTCGACAGCAAAGGCACTTCCCAATCATCTGGCGTTGTGAACGTGTTCAACGGACTTCTCAAGGTCGTAGTCTCGCCGTTTGTGACCGATGAGAGTTGGTATCTGCTCGATACAACTCGACCGATGCGAGGAGTTATTCTGCAGCAGCGAAGCGACGTACCGGTTGAGTTTGCCGCCTTGGAATCCGCCAAAGGGTCGGATTCGGCGTTCTTCAGCGACAGGTTCTACTACGGCGTTAGGGCTCGCTACAATGCCGGGCCGGGAATGTGGCAGACGGTGTTCGGCGGGGGCATCGAACTCTGA
- the recJ gene encoding single-stranded-DNA-specific exonuclease RecJ, which produces MSTLQLSLTGKRWLVSAPDPAATDRLSAELGVSPSTAEVLIQRGYSSPEQAQKFLNPSFDDLGDPYLLPDFSVARDEILGAKERGEQIYVHGDYDVDGVTSAAIFDRYLKKIGCDVHTHVPHRINEGYGINLSAVDAAHERGAKLFLTCDCGISAHAQVLRARELGMRVVVTDHHELKDTLPEAQAVVNPHRKDSKYPFSHLSGAGVVYRLCEGLTRTLDEKGVDSYRRNFVDLAALGTIADVMPLNSDNRIIARFGLEKLTDTKKKGLVALKEVSEIRGKVMSYDVGFKLGPRLNAAGRIDDAALSLRLLLTEDAAEAREVALELDRHNQDRREMQDQMFEEAFAQAEAQGGKDQHMIMVFNPSWHPGIVGLLAGKLKEHYARPVFAGTIDPETGKGKASGRSIPGLSLAELISAHPALVQGGGHAMAAGIGFPEAHLEEIRATFNSYALATLSPEDLFPAIEIAAFVDPAKVDRSSIDEFSALEPFGMMNPKPIFGAQSMEVLYIKSMGQERQHIALTLKHSGGTVRCVGWGMFAALAELRAGDRVDVAFEPQLNTYQGQESLQWKLADVRRAV; this is translated from the coding sequence ATGTCAACGCTTCAGCTATCACTTACCGGAAAACGATGGCTGGTTTCGGCACCTGATCCTGCGGCGACGGATCGTCTGTCAGCAGAGTTAGGAGTTTCTCCGTCGACTGCAGAGGTTTTAATCCAACGTGGCTACTCGTCTCCTGAGCAGGCCCAGAAATTTCTCAATCCTTCGTTTGACGACCTGGGGGACCCTTACCTCTTGCCGGATTTCTCGGTGGCTCGCGATGAGATTCTTGGGGCAAAAGAACGCGGCGAGCAAATCTATGTTCATGGCGACTACGACGTCGACGGAGTCACCTCCGCAGCGATCTTTGATCGATATCTGAAGAAGATTGGATGCGATGTTCACACCCACGTTCCGCACCGGATCAACGAAGGCTACGGCATCAACCTTTCTGCAGTTGATGCGGCGCATGAGCGAGGGGCCAAGCTCTTTCTGACGTGCGACTGCGGAATCTCGGCTCATGCTCAGGTTTTGAGAGCTCGTGAGCTCGGCATGAGGGTGGTGGTGACCGATCATCACGAGCTTAAGGACACCTTGCCCGAAGCTCAGGCGGTTGTGAATCCGCACCGCAAGGACTCGAAGTACCCGTTCTCGCACCTTTCGGGGGCGGGAGTTGTTTATCGATTGTGCGAAGGGCTGACCCGGACTCTTGACGAGAAAGGAGTTGACTCGTATCGACGAAACTTTGTTGACCTTGCTGCGCTCGGCACAATCGCCGATGTGATGCCGTTGAACAGCGACAACCGAATTATTGCCCGATTCGGCTTGGAGAAGTTGACGGACACCAAGAAGAAGGGGCTGGTTGCGCTTAAGGAGGTTTCCGAGATTCGCGGGAAGGTGATGTCATATGATGTCGGCTTCAAGCTTGGGCCGCGGTTGAACGCGGCTGGGCGCATCGACGATGCAGCACTTTCCCTCCGCTTACTGCTCACTGAAGATGCCGCCGAGGCAAGAGAAGTCGCGCTTGAGCTGGATCGGCACAATCAGGACCGACGCGAGATGCAGGATCAGATGTTTGAGGAAGCTTTTGCTCAGGCCGAAGCACAAGGCGGGAAAGATCAGCACATGATCATGGTGTTCAATCCATCCTGGCACCCCGGAATTGTGGGGCTGCTCGCGGGCAAGCTTAAGGAGCACTATGCGAGACCGGTTTTCGCCGGGACGATTGACCCCGAAACGGGCAAGGGCAAGGCAAGTGGCCGCTCGATTCCTGGCCTTAGCTTGGCAGAACTCATTTCGGCTCACCCTGCGCTAGTCCAAGGCGGCGGACACGCTATGGCCGCGGGTATTGGATTCCCCGAAGCACATCTCGAAGAGATTCGGGCAACGTTCAACTCCTACGCCCTGGCGACTTTAAGTCCGGAAGATCTGTTCCCGGCGATTGAAATCGCGGCGTTTGTAGATCCCGCAAAGGTTGATCGGAGTTCCATCGACGAGTTTTCGGCCTTGGAGCCGTTCGGAATGATGAATCCCAAGCCCATCTTTGGCGCGCAAAGCATGGAAGTGCTTTACATTAAGTCAATGGGGCAAGAGCGACAACATATCGCATTGACCCTCAAGCACTCTGGTGGCACCGTTCGTTGCGTCGGATGGGGCATGTTTGCGGCTTTGGCTGAACTACGCGCAGGTGATCGAGTTGATGTCGCGTTTGAGCCTCAGCTCAATACCTATCAGGGCCAAGAGTCGCTTCAATGGAAGCTGGCCGATGTTCGGCGAGCTGTGTAG